In one window of Brassica rapa cultivar Chiifu-401-42 chromosome A07, CAAS_Brap_v3.01, whole genome shotgun sequence DNA:
- the LOC103830503 gene encoding uncharacterized protein LOC103830503: MIIHSPSRLHCTNFSNYRSRSQCQSRLVTRSAAVRISTAAFGAVAAAVMMASVSTAYAELLPPPQDGETLSNVPQTLSGEDCKKQRIQRPKSKNAEKCTVKCVNTCIRGGDGEGPLNIRRPLVVFKQGFRSRNYCLVECSDICNLIGDGDYGP; this comes from the exons ATGATAATACACTCTCCGTCTCGTCTACACTGCACGAACTTCTCGAACTATCGAAGTAGATCGCAGTGTCAGAGCCGCTTGGTGACTAGATCGGCGGCGGTTCGTATATCCACGGCGGCGTTTGGGGCCGTAGCTGCAGCGGTTATGATGGCCTCTGTGTCCACAGCTTACGCAGAGCTTCTTCCTCCGCCGCAAGACGGTGAAACGCTATCAAACGTACCGCAGACGCTATCAGGTGAAGACTGCAAGAAACAGAGGATACAACGACCCAAATCCAAGAACGCAGAGAAATGCACTGTTAAATGCGTTAACACTTGCATTCGCGGTGGAGACGGAGAAGGACCGCTCAATATCAGAAg GCCATTAGTGGTGTTCAAACAAGGGTTTCGTAGCCGTAATTACTG cTTAGTGGAATGTTCGGATATATGCAACTTGATCGGAGATGGTGACTATGGACCTTGA